The genomic window AACTGCCCGAGTACTGCATTCGGTACAAAATCCCAGATCAGGATGCCTGAAATAAGCGGGGACAGACCGATTAATATAAAGACTAAACTATCGAGAAAACTGCTGACAATCCCGCTCGCAAACACTTTACGCAGGAAAGAGCCTTTAAGCCTCGTATAAATTTCCGTATCTGCCGATTCCGATATCAAAAAGGAAATGGCTGAAGCCAAGGTAATGGTCAAAGTATCTCCAAGAAGTTTGGAGGAAACAGCCGATAGGACAAGAGCCGTGGTAATCGCCAGATAAGCAGCTTTTCGCCCGTACTTGCGCTGAATAATGTCCCTAAGTACCAACGTCACCCCGATCAGCCAGCTTCCGTAAGGAATTAAAAACGGTCCTATCTGCAAAGGTGCCAGCGCTGCAGTAATAATATTCGCAATAATGATGGCAGCTAAATAAAGAATAAGCAACATTATTTTTCTCCTAATAATAAATAATGACCCAAAGATTTGCCACTCCTTGCCGTCCATGGATGTTAAAAATAAAAAGGGCATGTAACTGCCCTAAAACTACCAGACGATAGCTTCCCTAGTTTTGTTTAGAGACAGGATGGATGACGAACTGTCTTATTAAGTTAAATGGTCTATTCCATATCGGTAAACGGCCAGGATGCGGATAGCTTGCAGCTGTCTCCTCGATAATAAGTAATACCCAGCCCGATTGGCTTATCCTGTGTATTAAACAGTCTTTGCTCAACAACCAAAAGTGGGAGAGCATTGTACAGGGACAGGTATTTTGATATTTTTTCATCAGGCATTTGGGCAGAAATTGTTAATTCTTTCTTAATCGCAAACAGAGAAGTATACCGAGAAACAATTTCCGGGAAAGTATTGTATTTGATTTCTTTTTCAACGATAGGCATTCCCTTGTAGTAAATCAGGTATTTTTCATCATACGCGACTGCTTCTCCATTGCTGCAATGGATCCGTTTAACCATAATTATTTTTTTGCTTTGGGGTATATTCAGACTGTCAATGAGTCTTGGTGTCGGCAGGATAATTTTAACTTCAATCAGCTTGGTCGTATCGATGGTGTTAATCAGATTTGCCATCTCGTTGTAATATAAGATGTATTTCTTGGAATCCGGTTCATTCACAAAGCTACCCTTGCCAGGGATAGAGGTGATATATCCCTCATTCACTAAGATTGCCAGAC from Dehalobacter sp. includes these protein-coding regions:
- a CDS encoding VUT family protein; protein product: MLLILYLAAIIIANIITAALAPLQIGPFLIPYGSWLIGVTLVLRDIIQRKYGRKAAYLAITTALVLSAVSSKLLGDTLTITLASAISFLISESADTEIYTRLKGSFLRKVFASGIVSSFLDSLVFILIGLSPLISGILIWDFVPNAVLGQFAVKSLMQVLGISILFMIKNRWEVTVNEKQGN
- a CDS encoding GntR family transcriptional regulator, translating into MELPIYQHIIEEIKKKIKEGVLKPGDAIPSENSLCDTYGVSRMTVRKGLAILVNEGYITSIPGKGSFVNEPDSKKYILYYNEMANLINTIDTTKLIEVKIILPTPRLIDSLNIPQSKKIIMVKRIHCSNGEAVAYDEKYLIYYKGMPIVEKEIKYNTFPEIVSRYTSLFAIKKELTISAQMPDEKISKYLSLYNALPLLVVEQRLFNTQDKPIGLGITYYRGDSCKLSASWPFTDME